Proteins found in one Acanthopagrus latus isolate v.2019 chromosome 3, fAcaLat1.1, whole genome shotgun sequence genomic segment:
- the LOC119016465 gene encoding T-cell immunoglobulin and mucin domain-containing protein 2-like isoform X4: MRVNISSCLLVLVLGCNVTAALRHEIVQKKQSVALPCPHAVEGEVTWSRETNSTRVDILTTGGKSDREEKHIPDPDRRYSVLADTFKSLHIRSVNMSDSGTYFCNNAAAVQLTVIPPGEKTKKPPTTTTKPTTTTKPTTKPTTTTKPTTKPTTTTKPTTKPTTTTKPTTKPTTKPTTTTKPTTTKLTTTTSPSSSTVAPTDQQPPLTLVIGTVVPVLILLLIIIILIIIYLINRRRFKRRGTEERCHVYDEIQGGAVFQATNGVERVPAPVDSYCMAQFPVGSNQDDPTYSTIPDLQPMEKTSVTYVPDESLYSEICETSLSGNNNKGSSQPTDNAYCLLQNTRTPGKHPK; the protein is encoded by the exons ATGAGGGTGAATATCAGCAGCTGCCTGCTGGTCTTGGTTCTGGGATGCAACGTCACTGCAG CATTAAGACATGAAATAGTCCAGAAGAAGCAGTCAGTCGCTCTGCCTTGTCCTCACGCTGTGGAGGGTGAAGTGACGTGGAGCAGAGAGACGAACAGCACCAGAGTTGATATTCTTACAACTGGTGGGAAAAGCGACAGGGAGGAGAAACACATTCCTGATCCAGACAGACGATACAGTGTCCTGGCAGAtacttttaaatcacttcaCATTCGCAGTGTTAACATGTCAGACTCTGGAACATACTTCTGTAATAACgcagcagctgtgcagctgaCGGTGATCCCACCAG gagaaaagacaaagaaaccaccaacaacaactacGAAGCCGACTACGACTACGAAGCCGACCACGAAGCCGACTACGACTACGAAGCCGACCACGAAGCCGACTACGACTACGAAGCCGACCACGAAGCCGACTACGACTACGAAGCCGACCACGAAGCCGACCACGAAGCCGACTACGACCACGAAGCCGACTACGACAAAACTAACTACTACAACTTCACCATCGTCCAGCACCG TCGCTCCTACAGACCAACAACCACCTCTCACTTTGGTGATTGGTACCGTTGTCCCCGtgctcatcctcctcctcatcatcatcatcctcatcatcatctacCTCATTAATAGACGCAGGTTTAAAAGACGAG GAACTGAAGAAAGATGCCACGTCTATGATGAGATTCAGGGTGGAGCAGTGTTTCAGGCTACAAACG GTGTAGAAAGAGTCCCTGCACCAGTGGATTCATACTGCATGGCACAATTTCCAG TTGGATCAAACCAAGACGATCCCACGTATTCCACCATCCCCGACCTTCAACCAATGGAAAAGACGAGCG TAACGTATGTACCTGACGAGTCCCTGTACTCTGAGATCTGCGAGACGTCCCTCagtggaaataataataaag GTTCCTCACAGCCGACTGACAACGCGTACTGTTTACTGCAGAACACCAGAACACCTGGAAAACATCCAAAGTGA
- the LOC119016465 gene encoding hepatitis A virus cellular receptor 1-like isoform X1 has product MRVNISSCLLVLVLGCNVTAALRHEIVQKKQSVALPCPHAVEGEVTWSRETNSTRVDILTTGGKSDREEKHIPDPDRRYSVLADTFKSLHIRSVNMSDSGTYFCNNAAAVQLTVIPPGTIIRNATEKTNVTLNCPPDAGGSDVPTWSKDGREIQKKKRFSFSPVDKTLTIRHVKLNDSGLYYCDGKPAVYLTVIKAETSDRGEKTKKPPTTTTKPTTTTKPTTKPTTTTKPTTKPTTTTKPTTKPTTTTKPTTKPTTKPTTTTKPTTTKLTTTTSPSSSTVAPTDQQPPLTLVIGTVVPVLILLLIIIILIIIYLINRRRFKRRGTEERCHVYDEIQGGAVFQATNGVERVPAPVDSYCMAQFPVGSNQDDPTYSTIPDLQPMEKTSVTYVPDESLYSEICETSLSGNNNKGSSQPTDNAYCLLQNTRTPGKHPK; this is encoded by the exons ATGAGGGTGAATATCAGCAGCTGCCTGCTGGTCTTGGTTCTGGGATGCAACGTCACTGCAG CATTAAGACATGAAATAGTCCAGAAGAAGCAGTCAGTCGCTCTGCCTTGTCCTCACGCTGTGGAGGGTGAAGTGACGTGGAGCAGAGAGACGAACAGCACCAGAGTTGATATTCTTACAACTGGTGGGAAAAGCGACAGGGAGGAGAAACACATTCCTGATCCAGACAGACGATACAGTGTCCTGGCAGAtacttttaaatcacttcaCATTCGCAGTGTTAACATGTCAGACTCTGGAACATACTTCTGTAATAACgcagcagctgtgcagctgaCGGTGATCCCACCAG GAACAATCATACGTAACGCGACAGAGAAGACAAATGTCACTCTGAACTGTCCTCCTGATGCTGGAGGATCAGATGTTCCAACATGGAGCAAAGACGGGcgtgaaatacaaaaaaaaaaaaggttttccttTTCACCAGTGGACAAGACATTGACGATAAGACACGTGAAGCTTAATGACTCTGGACTTTACTACTGTGATGGAAAACCTGCTGTGTACCTGACTGTGATCAAAGCTGAGACATCTGACAGAG gagaaaagacaaagaaaccaccaacaacaactacGAAGCCGACTACGACTACGAAGCCGACCACGAAGCCGACTACGACTACGAAGCCGACCACGAAGCCGACTACGACTACGAAGCCGACCACGAAGCCGACTACGACTACGAAGCCGACCACGAAGCCGACCACGAAGCCGACTACGACCACGAAGCCGACTACGACAAAACTAACTACTACAACTTCACCATCGTCCAGCACCG TCGCTCCTACAGACCAACAACCACCTCTCACTTTGGTGATTGGTACCGTTGTCCCCGtgctcatcctcctcctcatcatcatcatcctcatcatcatctacCTCATTAATAGACGCAGGTTTAAAAGACGAG GAACTGAAGAAAGATGCCACGTCTATGATGAGATTCAGGGTGGAGCAGTGTTTCAGGCTACAAACG GTGTAGAAAGAGTCCCTGCACCAGTGGATTCATACTGCATGGCACAATTTCCAG TTGGATCAAACCAAGACGATCCCACGTATTCCACCATCCCCGACCTTCAACCAATGGAAAAGACGAGCG TAACGTATGTACCTGACGAGTCCCTGTACTCTGAGATCTGCGAGACGTCCCTCagtggaaataataataaag GTTCCTCACAGCCGACTGACAACGCGTACTGTTTACTGCAGAACACCAGAACACCTGGAAAACATCCAAAGTGA
- the LOC119016465 gene encoding hepatitis A virus cellular receptor 1-like isoform X2: MRVNISSCLLVLVLGCNVTAALRHEIVQKKQSVALPCPHAVEGEVTWSRETNSTRVDILTTGGKSDREEKHIPDPDRRYSVLADTFKSLHIRSVNMSDSGTYFCNNAAAVQLTVIPPGTIIRNATEKTNVTLNCPPDAGGSDVPTWSKDGREIQKKKRFSFSPVDKTLTIRHVKLNDSGLYYCDGKPAVYLTVIKAETSDREKTKKPPTTTTKPTTTTKPTTKPTTTTKPTTKPTTTTKPTTKPTTTTKPTTKPTTKPTTTTKPTTTKLTTTTSPSSSTVAPTDQQPPLTLVIGTVVPVLILLLIIIILIIIYLINRRRFKRRGTEERCHVYDEIQGGAVFQATNGVERVPAPVDSYCMAQFPVGSNQDDPTYSTIPDLQPMEKTSVTYVPDESLYSEICETSLSGNNNKGSSQPTDNAYCLLQNTRTPGKHPK; the protein is encoded by the exons ATGAGGGTGAATATCAGCAGCTGCCTGCTGGTCTTGGTTCTGGGATGCAACGTCACTGCAG CATTAAGACATGAAATAGTCCAGAAGAAGCAGTCAGTCGCTCTGCCTTGTCCTCACGCTGTGGAGGGTGAAGTGACGTGGAGCAGAGAGACGAACAGCACCAGAGTTGATATTCTTACAACTGGTGGGAAAAGCGACAGGGAGGAGAAACACATTCCTGATCCAGACAGACGATACAGTGTCCTGGCAGAtacttttaaatcacttcaCATTCGCAGTGTTAACATGTCAGACTCTGGAACATACTTCTGTAATAACgcagcagctgtgcagctgaCGGTGATCCCACCAG GAACAATCATACGTAACGCGACAGAGAAGACAAATGTCACTCTGAACTGTCCTCCTGATGCTGGAGGATCAGATGTTCCAACATGGAGCAAAGACGGGcgtgaaatacaaaaaaaaaaaaggttttccttTTCACCAGTGGACAAGACATTGACGATAAGACACGTGAAGCTTAATGACTCTGGACTTTACTACTGTGATGGAAAACCTGCTGTGTACCTGACTGTGATCAAAGCTGAGACATCTGACAGAG aaaagacaaagaaaccaccaacaacaactacGAAGCCGACTACGACTACGAAGCCGACCACGAAGCCGACTACGACTACGAAGCCGACCACGAAGCCGACTACGACTACGAAGCCGACCACGAAGCCGACTACGACTACGAAGCCGACCACGAAGCCGACCACGAAGCCGACTACGACCACGAAGCCGACTACGACAAAACTAACTACTACAACTTCACCATCGTCCAGCACCG TCGCTCCTACAGACCAACAACCACCTCTCACTTTGGTGATTGGTACCGTTGTCCCCGtgctcatcctcctcctcatcatcatcatcctcatcatcatctacCTCATTAATAGACGCAGGTTTAAAAGACGAG GAACTGAAGAAAGATGCCACGTCTATGATGAGATTCAGGGTGGAGCAGTGTTTCAGGCTACAAACG GTGTAGAAAGAGTCCCTGCACCAGTGGATTCATACTGCATGGCACAATTTCCAG TTGGATCAAACCAAGACGATCCCACGTATTCCACCATCCCCGACCTTCAACCAATGGAAAAGACGAGCG TAACGTATGTACCTGACGAGTCCCTGTACTCTGAGATCTGCGAGACGTCCCTCagtggaaataataataaag GTTCCTCACAGCCGACTGACAACGCGTACTGTTTACTGCAGAACACCAGAACACCTGGAAAACATCCAAAGTGA
- the LOC119016465 gene encoding uncharacterized protein LOC119016465 isoform X5 translates to MRVNISSCLLVLVLGCNVTAALRHEIVQKKQSVALPCPHAVEGEVTWSRETNSTRVDILTTGGKSDREEKHIPDPDRRYSVLADTFKSLHIRSVNMSDSGTYFCNNAAAVQLTVIPPGEKTKKPPTTTTKPTTTTKPTTTKLTTTTSPSSSTVAPTDQQPPLTLVIGTVVPVLILLLIIIILIIIYLINRRRFKRRGTEERCHVYDEIQGGAVFQATNGVERVPAPVDSYCMAQFPVGSNQDDPTYSTIPDLQPMEKTSVTYVPDESLYSEICETSLSGNNNKGSSQPTDNAYCLLQNTRTPGKHPK, encoded by the exons ATGAGGGTGAATATCAGCAGCTGCCTGCTGGTCTTGGTTCTGGGATGCAACGTCACTGCAG CATTAAGACATGAAATAGTCCAGAAGAAGCAGTCAGTCGCTCTGCCTTGTCCTCACGCTGTGGAGGGTGAAGTGACGTGGAGCAGAGAGACGAACAGCACCAGAGTTGATATTCTTACAACTGGTGGGAAAAGCGACAGGGAGGAGAAACACATTCCTGATCCAGACAGACGATACAGTGTCCTGGCAGAtacttttaaatcacttcaCATTCGCAGTGTTAACATGTCAGACTCTGGAACATACTTCTGTAATAACgcagcagctgtgcagctgaCGGTGATCCCACCAG gagaaaagacaaagaaaccaccaacaacaactacGAAGCCGACTACGACTACGAAGCCGACC ACGACAAAACTAACTACTACAACTTCACCATCGTCCAGCACCG TCGCTCCTACAGACCAACAACCACCTCTCACTTTGGTGATTGGTACCGTTGTCCCCGtgctcatcctcctcctcatcatcatcatcctcatcatcatctacCTCATTAATAGACGCAGGTTTAAAAGACGAG GAACTGAAGAAAGATGCCACGTCTATGATGAGATTCAGGGTGGAGCAGTGTTTCAGGCTACAAACG GTGTAGAAAGAGTCCCTGCACCAGTGGATTCATACTGCATGGCACAATTTCCAG TTGGATCAAACCAAGACGATCCCACGTATTCCACCATCCCCGACCTTCAACCAATGGAAAAGACGAGCG TAACGTATGTACCTGACGAGTCCCTGTACTCTGAGATCTGCGAGACGTCCCTCagtggaaataataataaag GTTCCTCACAGCCGACTGACAACGCGTACTGTTTACTGCAGAACACCAGAACACCTGGAAAACATCCAAAGTGA